In the Corvus cornix cornix isolate S_Up_H32 chromosome 18, ASM73873v5, whole genome shotgun sequence genome, one interval contains:
- the SOCS3 gene encoding suppressor of cytokine signaling 3: protein MVTHSKFPAAGMSRPLDTSLRLKTFSSKSEYQLVVNTVRKLQESGFYWSTVTGGEANLLLSTEPAGTFLIRDSSDQRHFFTLSVKTESGTKNLRIQCEGGSFSLQSDPHSSQPVPRFDCVLKLVHHYMPPTPCAVPEQPGGALHPKRTYYIYSGGEKIPLVLSRPLSSSVSTLQHLCRKTVNGHLDSYEKMTQLPAPIKEFLDQYDAPL from the coding sequence ATGGTCACCCACAGCAAGTTCCCCGCCGCCGGGATGAGCCGCCCCCTCGACACCAGCCTGCGCCTCAAGACGTTCAGCTCCAAGAGCGAGTACCAGCTGGTGGTGAACACCGTACGCAAGCTGCAGGAGAGCGGCTTCTACTGGAGCACGGTGACAGGTGGCGAGGCCAacctgctgctgagcactgagCCGGCTGGCACCTTCCTCATCAGGGACAGCTCAGACCAGAGGCACTTCTTCACCCTCAGCGTCAAGACGGAGTCGGGCACCAAGAACCTGCGCATCCAGTGCGAGGGCGGCAGCTTCTCCCTGCAGAGTGatccccacagcagccagcccGTGCCCCGCTTTGACTGCGTGCTCAAGCTGGTCCATCACTACATGCCGCCCACACCCTGTGCCGTCCCCGAGCAGCCGGGGGGGGCCCTGCACCCCAAGCGCACCTACTACATCTACTCAGGTGGCGAGAAGATCCCCCTGGTGCTGAGCCGCCCGCTCTCCTCTAGTGTCTCcaccctgcagcacctctgccGCAAGACCGTCAACGGGCACCTGGACTCCTATGAGAAGATGACTCAGCTGCCGGCCCCCATCAAGGAGTTTCTGGACCAGTACGATGCCCCTCTCTAA